In Melanotaenia boesemani isolate fMelBoe1 chromosome 7, fMelBoe1.pri, whole genome shotgun sequence, a single window of DNA contains:
- the LOC121643098 gene encoding cis-aconitate decarboxylase-like gives MLSTLQKCIRPVQAVRGLHKSAVEVLKRPAPEDTVTASFGKFISEIKPQHLSPVVLHRSKRMVLDSIGVGLIGSTTEVFELALQHCQYMYAPDNISSVYGHRGIRLSPTLAAFVNGIATHSMDFDDTWHPATHPSGAVLPSVLALSDMMPANSKPSGLDFLLAFNVGIEIQGRLMRFSNEAHNIPKRFHPPSVVGTMGSAAACARLLSLDPSQCSHALAIAASLAGAPMANAATQSKPLHIGNAARLGLEAALLASRGLEASPLVLDAVAGVAGFNAFYEDYVPQSLESPSKDGHTFLLEEQDMGFKRFPAHLGMHWVADAAASVHELLVGVGPGKVPPAQVQDILLRVPQSKYINRPLPESEHEARHSFQFNACSALLDGEVTVQSFTPAAMSRPELLALLSRVRLEHPHDNPANFNRMYGEVQVTLVGGDIIKGRCDTFYGHWRNPLTNESLRKKFRNNAEVVLPSERVEQLIEVVEELDQLGDCRVLLSHLQ, from the exons ATGCTTTCCACGCTAcag AAATGCATTAGACCAGTGCAAGCTGTCAGAGGACTGCATAAGTCTGCGGTGGAAG TCTTGAAGCGTCCAGCTCCAGAGGACACAGTCACAGCCAGTTTTGGGAAGTTCATCAGTGAAATTAAGCCCCAGCATTTATCTCCTGTTGTGCTCCACCGCAGTAAAAGGATGGTTCTGGACAGCATTGGAGTCGGCCTCATTGGAAGCACAACAGAGGTGTTTGAACTGGCCCTGCAGCACTGCCAG TACATGTACGCCCCCGATAACATCAGCAGTGTGTATGGGCACAGGGGCATCAGGCTGTCTCCAACACTGGCAGCTTTTGTCAATGGCATTGCA ACTCATTCCATGGACTTTGATGACACATGGCACCCTGCCACTCATCCCTCAGGAGCCGTCCTTCCTTCTGTGCTAGCTCTCAGTGACATGATGCCAGCTAACAGTAAACCTAGTGGCCTGGACTTCTTGCTTGCATTTAATGTTGGCATCGAGATCCAGGGCCGTCTAATGAGATTCTCCAATGAGGCCCACAACATCCCCAAAAG GTTTCACCCTCCCAGTGTGGTTGGTACTATGGGGAGCGCAGCAGCCTGTGCTCGCCTCTTGTCTCTGGATCCCTCCCAGTGCAGTCATGCCTTGGCTATAGCTGCTTCTCTAGCTGGAGCCCCAATGGCTAATGCTGCCACCCAGTCTAAACCCCTTCATATTGGCAATGCCGCACGTTTGGGGCTTGAAGCTGCACTGCTGGCCTCTAGAGGTTTGGAGGCCAGTCCTCTGGTTCTGGATGCTGTTGCAGGGGTGGCAGGGTTTAATGCTTTCTATGAAGATTATGTGCCACAGTCTTTAGAATCACCCAGTAAAGACGGCCATACATTCCTGCTTGAGGAGCAGGACATGGGCTTCAAGCGCTTCCCTGCACATCTGGGGATGCACTGGGTGGCAGATGCTGCAGCCTCAGTCCATGAGCTTCTTGTGGGAGTCGGTCCTGGTAAAGTCCCCCCAGCTCAAGTCCAGGACATCCTGCTCAGAGTCCCCCAGTCTAAATACATCAACAGACCCCTCCCTGAGTCTGAGCATGAGGCACGCCACTCCTTCCAATTTAATGCTTGCAGCGCTCTCTTGGACGGTGAGGTGACCGTGCAGTCCTTCACCCCAGCTGCCATGAGCCGCCCTGAGCTGCTCGCCCTGCTGAGTCGTGTCCGTCTGGAGCATCCACACGACAATCCTGCTAATTTCAACCGCATGTATGGAGAAGTCCAGGTGACACTTGTTGGTGGAGACATTATTAAGGGGCGCTGTGACACATTCTACGGTCACTGGCGCAACccactgaccaatgagagcctGAGGAAGAAGTTCAGAAACAATGCAGAGGTGGTGCTTCCTTCAGAGAGGGTCGAGCAGCTGattgaggtggtggaggagctggACCAACTTGGAGACTGCAGGGTACTTCTCTCACATCTGCAGTGA
- the LOC121643093 gene encoding uncharacterized protein LOC121643093, producing MAASDGFPASFYGEPGVLGMLSNGISAFLVLLQNFNTAHSGIAPVGVENILAGVHLILIGGICQLVAGLLSFRKYDHLSGTAFIGYAALWGSYGATRIYNGALFHSQMSMLHQLINIPSNSTECRLCLSIEQSAIAGLVPYILLSFLLAFCSATVNYIMPFVFGAITATLIFEAVAVVAGSWALVVSGVLELLILLFAIYGSAALLIKGLTQRLVLKGFGTPLFNVLLLGTTNSASAQSIGQEKKKNTKYAEPMALGFFCDSVAPFIFAFYSFGYMKSFGLGVAWVSIVSVAQLFSSYYAHLRQDCYHTTKFGFHATYWLIKAWDEFVVSALIVQENQVVSGREAMVGNWFFVVAGLVLCVGSLNMDVLELIHNLLFVLVTVATIPQIPLQDYYIFFGVACSLFTAASIYGTFSRLINTIAEKSLIPVGAQPISTEQLKSALMCRKSGQEDQQVLPQTDQTSDALFYLSNGVAALSALHSSVSSMNSTLLHMTVPWVLISGAIIQAYVSRLQVTGGGRFGSVISSIYVVVWATWTWFRFAGDQLQLSTEAAYGFTAGSIALLVINAFLMLIAAYRNLVLLFLTAVMEVVLVCFLLSTLQQLPYKLEMAMLGLVSIICIYGALASLVNCIFSQRMLLMGPPLIKEKVKQETSTEPPCPVTNSRLTSGLLKIAGILEEGGVCGIPTDTVYALAASCKNPQAIEKIYNIKDRPAEKPICICISSVEQLVAAKPPFSPLLWEFMRNVYPGGISCIVSKGDWLLRLGVGPAFDRVGTRDSIMIRVPDHTVTGHLCDITGPLAITSANPSGEADSTHHSMVINRLGHKIQGVLCDGDSDEVVASTVVNCLKIDEGTITIVREGCVPAIKVQRIFDRIKNTMV from the exons ATGGCAGCATCGGACGGGTTTCCTGCTAGTTTCTATGGGGAACCAGGAGTGTTGGGCATGTTATCAAATGGGATCAGTGCATTCCTTGTACTTCTACAGAACTTTAATACAGCTCACTCTGGCATTGCACCAGTTGGAGTGGAGAACATACTTGCAG GTGTTCATCTCATCCTGATTGGcggtatctgccagctggtggCTGGACTGCTTTCCTTTCGGAAGTATGATCACCTGAGTGGCACTGCTTTCATTGGCTATGCCGCTCTTTGGGGTAGTTATGGAGCAACCCGAATCTACAATGGTGCCTTATTTCATAGTCAAATGTCAATGCTGCATCAGCTGATAAACATTCCCTCCAACTCCACAGAGTGCCGCTTATGCCTGTCCATAGAACAGTCAGCAATTGCAGGTCTGGTCCCTTATATCCTGCTGTCCTTTCTCCTGGCATTTTGCTCTGCCACAGTCAACTACATCATGCCTTTTGTTTTTGGGGCCATCACAGCCACTTTAATCTTTGAAGCAGTAGCTGTAGTAGCAGGTTCCTGGGCCCTTGTGGTCTCTGGAGTTCTGGAGTTACTCATCCTGCTCTTTGCCATCTACggttcagctgctctgctcatCAAAGGTCTGACTCAGCGTTTAGTCCTTAAAGGCTTTGGGACCCCTCTCTTTAATGTCCTCCTGCTGGGAACCACCAACTCAGCAAGTGCCCAGAGCATTGgccaagagaagaagaagaacacaaAATATGCAGAGCCTATGGCCTTGGGTTTCTTCTGTGACTCTGTTGCTCCTTTCATCTTTGCTTTCTACAGTTTTGGGTACATGAAATCATTTGGTTTAGGAGTCGCTTGGGTATCAATTGTCTCAGTTGCCCAGCTGTTCTCCAGCTACTATGCTCATCTGCGTCAAGATTGCTACCACACAACTAAGTTTGGATTTCATGCCACATACTGGCTGATCAAGGCATGGGACGAGTTTGTGGTATCTGCTCTGATAGTGCAGGAGAATCAAGTTGTCTCTGGGAGGGAAGCAATGGTGGGAAACTGGTTCTTTGTGGTGGcaggcttggtgctctgtgttGGAAGCCTGAACATGGACGTCCTAGAGCTCATCCACAACTTGCTCTTTGTCCTGGTCACAGTTGCAACAATCCCTCAGATCCCCTTGCAGGATTACTACATCTTCTTTGGTGTAGCTTGCTCCCTGTTCACTGCGGCCTCCATCTATGGCACCTTCTCGCGTCTAATAAACACCATTGCAGAAAAGTCTCTCATCCCTGTCGGAGCACAGCCCATCAGCACTGAGCAGCTGAAAAGTGCTTTAATGTGCAGAAAGTCTGGACAGGAAGACCAGCAGGTGCTGCCCCAAACTGACCAGACCTCAGATGCTCTGTTCTATCTTTCAAACGGGGTTGCAGCTCTTTCAGCGCTTCATTCAAGTGTCTCCAGTATGAATTCTACCCTCCTTCATATGACTGTGCCCTGGGTCCTCATCTCTGGAGCAATCATCCAGGCCTACGTCAGCAGGCTGCAAGTCACAGGGGGTGGCCGCTTTGGATCCGTAATCTCATCCATCTATGTGGTTGTATGGGCAACTTGGACCTGGTTTAGATTTGCAG GCGACCAGCTTCAGCTCTCAACAGAGGCAGCTTACGGATTCACAGCAGGAAGCATTGCTTTGTTGGTTATTAATGCCTTCCTCATGTTGATTG CTGCCTACAGGAACCTGGTTCTGCTGTTTCTAACAGCAGTCATGGAGGTTGTTCTGGTCTGCTTCCTGCTCTCCACTCTTCAGCAACTGCCATATAAACTTGAAA TGGCCATGCTTGGACTGGTTTCCATCATTTGTATATATGGAGCTTTGGCTTCACTAGTAAACTGCATCTTCTCACAGAGAATGCTTCTGATGGGTCCTCCCCTCATTAAG gaaaaagtaaaacaagaaacatCTACAGAGCCGCCCTGTCCAGTGACCAACTCTCGTCTCACCAGTGGTCTCTTGAAGATAGCTGGTATTCTGGAGGAGGGAGGAGTATGTGGTATTCCCACAGATACTGTGTATGCTTTGGCTGCATCGTGCAAAAATCCTCAGGCAATTGAGAAAATCTACAACAttaaa gaCAGACCAGCAGAGAAGCCTATATGCATTTGCATTTCCAGTGTAGAGCAGCTGGTGGCAGCCAAGCCTCCATTTAGTCCTCTGCTGTGGGAATTTATGAGGAACGTGTATCCTGGAGGCATTAGCTGCATCGTCAGCAAAGGAGACTGGCTGTTAAGACTGG GAGTTGGACCAGCTTTTGACCGTGTTGGTACCAGAGACAGCATCATGATCCGTGTTCCTGACCACACAGTGACTGGCCACTTATGTGACATTACTGGACCTCTTGCTATTACATCAGCCAATCCCAGTGGAGAGGCAGACAGCACCCACCACAGCATGGTCATCAA TCGACTGGGCCACAAGATTCAAGGAGTTCTCTGTGATGGGGACTCAGACGAAGTTGTTGCATCCACTGTTGTCAACTGCCTGAAGATTGATGAAG GTACCATCACCATTGTGAGAGAAGGGTGTGTCCCGGCCATTAAAGTCCAACGGATCTTTGACAGAATTAAAAATACCATGGTGTGA